ATAGAATGGTGGACTTCCTGCACTTGGTCCTCCCCTGTGTGCCTGCTCATCTTTGCTTTCAGTTTTTGGTGCAGGTTTTTAAGGGCTTTTTGGAAGCGCTTGCTGAGCAAGGCATAGAGCAGAGGATTGATGTCAGAGTTGAGCAGAGCCAGCCAGTATACAAACGTTATGACGTTCGCGGGGATTTGCGTGGGTTCCTGAGTGCTAGCAGTTTCAATGGCCTGCACCAATGACACAATAATAAAGGGCATCCAGCAACAGAAGAAAGCAAATATTACAAGGAAGAGGCGGAAGACGCCGTGATTCTCCCTGCTGTGGGAGCCGTGTCTGGAGAATATGCCGTGGTGGGCATTCCCTGGGTTTGAGGTGCCATGCAAATGAAAAGAGGTGTCCGAATTGCTCAGAGTGCTGTCCGATGGAAGCTCAGGTAACATTTTTGAATTCACGTAGTAGATCAGCTTCAAGAAAGTTGGTTTCTCCCTTTCTGACACGTTTGGGACGTTTCTTTGTAGATGGTGTTCCATGTCATGGATCCTTCTAGCGTGTCCTCTGGCAACCTTGACTATTTTAACGTAACAGAACACCATCACGCAGgcaggaaacaaaaatgaaaacccaGCCACGAATCCTGTGTAGCTGAGGCTGCTTTGCCACTCCACAGAACAGCTGTACATGGGTGGGATGTAACCCAGGCTACTCCAGCCCAGTAACGGGGGGCAGCAGGTGATGGCAGCTTGAAGCCAGATCCAGACCACAGCAGCAACAGTTCTCCACACAGTGCTCTGAGAACTGTAATGTAAGCAGTCTATGATGGCGTGGTAGCGATCCAAGGCGATTGCAGCCAGAGTAAGAATGGAGGCTGTACAGTAGACAGAAGATGTGTAGCCGACATAGTAGCATAAATCCTGCAACATCAAAAAGCCAAAACAAATTACTTGTAAAACTAAGTGCTAAGCACCCAGGCTTTTTTTCTAGGTTTCATAAGTTGGCTGATACAATTCTAGGGAAGGTTATAAATGGTTCAAATACCTGAGATTAGAAAATAAACAACTGAGTTAccataaaattacttttaatggGAAGATGTGTTGAGGTTATTTTTAGAAGTAATTCATTATCCTTAACTTACTGATGAATATACTGAATCAATTTTGAAGCAAGTGTAAAATCACGACACAACATCAATATTAACTCAACTTTTTTTCAGAGAAACCATACTCGGTGCCTTTGAGGCAGTTAAACATTTGTGTTCATAGATCAtgttttccatgctttttttttttttttttacttgctaaATTGTATCCTGTACGTTAAGACATTGTCTCCACTGTGGATCCCAAAATAACTTACATACTGGAtgtaaaaaatgaacacagtCGTATGCAGTACACTCATTAATGTACATATAGTATAAACCTTATGCACATAACAGGGTCATGAATTACAGTTTTAATTGAAGACATTCTCACATACTTGCTAAAAAAGAGGATGTTGGATGATATTGTAACTAGTTAAAAATACCAGCtaataaaaaagcacaaacagATAATATACTTGTGTCTCCATAAACGACTTTTGCAATAGCAGAGGCTGaagtttttattacttttagaaCTAATTTATTAAACTGCCTTAAAGGGTACTATCACATTCTTGATGAATGCCTGTTTTATGTTAGTTTTTGACAAACATCATAATGTCTGTAATTTCATTTTGGGTATTCtgctcctggtttctgtgctgcacttaaagtattgcttgtgtttaaactttgtcaactccttttaagattttaatcaagacttcagtcaagtccctCCATCAGTTCTCTTGTTCTAGTCTAAAGTGATTCAGTTCCCTATACCTGTCTTAATAGTGAGTGGCGGTTTCTGAAGTGACCAATGACCAAGCTGACGAATGACCAAGCTGATACCAGCAAATCAATTACACCTCAAGAGCTGAGAGACATCAGGATATGTAAGCCAGTGaattacatgtttgtttgtatccacaataataaacacacaacttttattttacaacctaatatgtttaaattaattttaaatgaataattgtgttacatttttaatagaaacatattctcaaatatatataACCTTAACATTCATATATGTCTAACCCTAAATCCATACAAATTAGAAATAGTATTATAAcaaatgttacaattttttttttaagtcactttAGTAAAGAGAGTAATATCTATCATAtctatttttgtaattcatttataaatgggTCCCACATTTTAAGGAATGCATTCCATTTCCCTGTATATCTGTCTGGTAGAGACTCTCCAGCTGTAATACATATGCCATTCGATGTTTCCATTCTGTGAGTTTGACATTTATCTCCTTTTCAGTATTTtagggttattatttttaattttagaagaCAGAAATCTAGGAAAGGCTTTCCCAGCGTTCTCAATATCGGCGCTCTTCACTGGTTCTGCTCTGTGCCGTGACGCAATCATTGATGCCCTTCCTGGTTGCCAGGGGACGCAAAATAAAATAGCCCTGTCGTACGTCACGAAGCcaaaatactttattaataatGTGATTGGTAACTTCCTGCTCTCAGTTTAATCTGTGCTAGCAACGCACTGATGTATGTGCGTAATCATCCTCTCCACTTCACACGCAGAGGGTATATTTGTTCTAGTGTTCGGGAAGCAGACAACCGTTTTGGAAActccaaaagcaaaaaaaaaaaaaaaaaagaaagaaaaaaaaatgtatatacaaatacTTACGGTAGAATGGACCCATCCATCGTACATCACTGTCAAAGCTACAAAGGGCATAACGCCGATCCCGACGAGGCAGTCACTTACAGCCAGGTTAATGATTAACACGGAGGTCACCGAGTGGAAATTCTTTGTAGCTGCAACAATGATAATCACCAAAATATTACCTGTAGATCAAAGACCCGCACAGCATTAGTATTATTGAACCTATAGTACCGCTCTATGGGGTTGCTGTAAATCAGCTATTAAAATGTCAGTAAGCAGTGCAGTAAACGTGTTACCCTGTTGGTGATGTCATAATTATTAAATTTAGTTTCATTCGCGATGGGTAAGACAGCAGACCTAGACAGACA
The Polyodon spathula isolate WHYD16114869_AA chromosome 5, ASM1765450v1, whole genome shotgun sequence DNA segment above includes these coding regions:
- the LOC121316452 gene encoding 5-hydroxytryptamine receptor 1A; the encoded protein is MNSTLMSPLVESCYSWGNTSNNSEPVGCNSITTFNVNGSYTELSVSTSGRLILEILIILMSLGAVTGNILVIIIVAATKNFHSVTSVLIINLAVSDCLVGIGVMPFVALTVMYDGWVHSTDLCYYVGYTSSVYCTASILTLAAIALDRYHAIIDCLHYSSQSTVWRTVAAVVWIWLQAAITCCPPLLGWSSLGYIPPMYSCSVEWQSSLSYTGFVAGFSFLFPACVMVFCYVKIVKVARGHARRIHDMEHHLQRNVPNVSEREKPTFLKLIYYVNSKMLPELPSDSTLSNSDTSFHLHGTSNPGNAHHGIFSRHGSHSRENHGVFRLFLVIFAFFCCWMPFIIVSLVQAIETASTQEPTQIPANVITFVYWLALLNSDINPLLYALLSKRFQKALKNLHQKLKAKMSRHTGEDQVQEVHHSIKPRGRCCNSPALSVDSFVPAGCKDHFHNYLPGSFSQLTPGTYPQNIQEERIKDCACLNPEALSKKHLQVPKNLLENERQVLPLVTVCEIPSTFVYGKITVKVEHEK